The proteins below come from a single Vidua chalybeata isolate OUT-0048 chromosome 1, bVidCha1 merged haplotype, whole genome shotgun sequence genomic window:
- the NKTR gene encoding NK-tumor recognition protein isoform X1 — protein sequence MGVQDRPQCFFEIEINREPVGRIMFQLFSDICPKTCKNFLCLCSGEKGIGKTTGKKLCYKGTTFHRVVKNFMIQGGDFSEGNGKGGESIYGGYFKDENFILKHDRAFLLSMANRGKHTNGSQFFITTKPAPHLDGVHVVFGLVISGFEVIEQIENLKTDTASRPYADVRVIDCGVLVTRSAKDALEKKKKVCSDSEASESSSSASSSSESSSESEAENERSRRKKRKRRAKTKQSRKRRKEERKKEDPRCKRTSSQRRSLSDKSDVADKVDLSTKRDKPVVRPEEIPPVPENRFLLRRDVPVVNIEPEPKLLDAAPVLTDQKPSVSKSGRKIKGRGTIRYHTPPRSRSCSESDDEESSETPPHWKEEMQRLRTYRAPSGEKWSKGDKLSDPCTSRWDERSASRRSRSWSHNGYADLSTVRYSSHHKKHRKEKKKVKHKKKSKKQKHFKKHKQTKKKKTSASSDVDSSHSFHRRTKSSCDRERKSRSSSLSSRRSSRRDWSKSDKEDQSLSSSSSRGSRSYYRSRSRSRSKSRSYSRRSSRSRSASKSSRSRSRSRSSSNPRQQKTVPNSPRNISARLNDTKLTKTAEPVRAVILPSDKVIVPPVVPESLPVIPLSDSPPPSRWKPGQKPWKPSYERIQEMKAKTTHLIPTQTNYNLVVVKEANTSSSYRKQERSSESDRSGYSKGRSDRSSESWPRSRSRSSRSRSYSRSYSRSRSPSSSRTKSPSSGRSPSPSKYRSDRSGYSESTSDYSLSDEDRHRSKRKSTSGDPKARGLKLRQETSSESTLPYTHPKDYDESSQGLKESDSLSSSDFSSDSERSAKAKAVQEKEGRFPLEGDAEKQDKNSLSSERGEEKAKGEQDSDHSKKKAAKEKCSEQPGGGAKTKRKSYSGSKWDSESNSERGEAKHKRGDSRPSSGKEEGEATSGSDTELSVTKRIKKQSNSSEGFLGSDCTWKTSKQLSSSESESSCSSSADTRGKLKKHKHGWKKTPKKSHSKKAKEKSKGKKEKKHKVQKRKEMFHWQPPLEFGEEEDDEINEKPVTKDDKKEKQLSRDIKDKKQVYEKDEIVTDKMGNGEKSCVNENLLDKNTTCGASPDRSNLTKEPIETSSSAGILNSGINVAACKSEIKQAEENNQNGLEDVIQTDDNMEICTPDRNSPGKVDVDVLSPVILTAKPLSAGVKKELQVETPEQDAVKLGNNIRDFINIKEEKETGRQENNSAPVSGAKDCSLKSEISETTPSNMIDNKWKPLQGVGNLKPATVSMTTEVKNVASAPEPKPAGLRIEIKAKNKVRPGSLFDEVRKTARLNRRPRNQESSSEEESPSRDDNSPSRSLSRSRSKSESKSRHRTRSISYSHSRSRSRSSTYSYRSRSYSRSRSRGWYSRDRSRSRSSSYHSYKSRSRSYSRSRSRSSSYGHRSRSSRSYSYDSYYSRSRSRSKRSDSYRRSRSYDRRSRSYGSDSDSDRSYSNNRSPSESSRYS from the exons GTGAAAAAGGAATTGGCAAAACTACTGGGAAGAAGCTGTGCTACAAAGGCACCACATTCCATCGTGTGGTTAAGAACTTCATGATTCAGGGTGGGGACTTCAGTGAAG GTAACGGAAAAGGAGGTGAATCTATTTATGGTGGCTATTTTAAAG aTGAAAACTTTATTCTCAAACATGACAGAGCGTTCCTTTTGTCAATGGCAAACCGAGGGAAACATACCAATGGTTCCCAATTTTTCAT AACAACAAAACCTGCTCCTCATCTCGATGG TGTGCACGTTGTCTTTGGGCTGGTTATTTCTGGGTTTGAAGTCATAGAACAGATAGAAAATCTCAAAACCGATACAGCGAGCAGGCCCTACGCAGACGTCCGAGTCATTGACTGCGGGGTGCTGGTCACCAGATCAGCTAAAGATG CtttggagaagaagaagaaagtttgCTCTGACTCAGAAGCCTCAGAGTCCTCTTCCAGTGCATCCAGCTCTTCTGAATCCTCATCTGAGAGTGAGGCTGAGAAtgaaaggagcaggaggaaaaagaggaaaagaagagctAAAACCAAACAGTCCAGGAAAcgaaggaaggaggagaggaagaaggaggatCCAAGGTGCAAGCGAACCTCAAGCCAAAGACG CAGCCTTTCTGACAAGAGCGATGTCGCAGACAAAGTCGACCTTAGCACAAAGCGGGACAAGCCCGTGGTACGTCCTGAAGAAATCCCCCCAGTGcctgaaaatagatttttgctCAGAAGAGATGTGCCTGTTGTCAATATAGAGCCTGAACC GAAGCTTCTTGATGCTGCGCCCGTTCTGACTGACCAGAAGCCATCAGTCTCTAAATCTGGACgaaaaattaaaggaagaggCACAATA CGCTATCACACCCCGCCGCGGTCGCGCTCCTGCTCCGAGTCGGACGATGAGGAGAGCAGCGAGACCCCTCCCCACTGGAAGGAGGAGATGCAGAGGCTGCGGACGTACCGAGCGCCCAGCGGGGAGAAGTGGAGCAAAGGAGACAA gttGAGTGACCCCTGTACCAGCAGATGGGATGAGAGAAGTGCATCCCGGAGATCCAGGTCTTGGTCCCATAACGGTTATGCTGATCTAAGCACTGTGAGATACTCCAGCCATCACAAGAAGcacaggaaagagaagaagaaggtgaagcataaaaagaaatctaaaaagcAGAAGCATTTCAAGAAGcacaagcaaacaaagaaaaagaaaacatcagccTCATCAGATGTAGATTCCTCTCATTCCTTCCACAGGAGGACAAAATCATCTTGTGATCGTGAGAGGAAATCTCGTTCTTCCTCATTGTCTTCCAGACGTTCATCCAGGAGAGACTGGTCTAAATCTGATAAGGAAGACCAGAGCTTGTCATCTTCATCAAGCAGAGGGTCTCGATCATACTACAGGTCCAGATCCAGGTCTAGATCTAAATCAAGATCTTACTCCAGAAGAAGTTCTAGATCAAGATCAGCCTCTAAATCATCGCGATCTCGAAGTAGGTCACGGTCAAGTTCTAACCCCAGGCAGCAAAAGACTGTTCCCAATTCTCCACGAAATATTTCAGCACGGTTAAATGACACTAAGCTGACCAAGACTGCTGAGCCTGTCCGAGCAGTGATACTGCCCAGTGACAAGGTTATCGTGCCACCAGTTGTCCCAGAAAGCCTCCCTGTCATACCCTTAAGTGACAGTCCCCCACCTTCAAGGTGGAAACCTGGGCAGAAACCTTGGAAGCCATCGTATGAGCGAATTCAGGAGATGAAAGCTAAAACAACCCACTTAATTCCCACCCAAACTAATTACAATTTAGTGGTCGTTAAGGAGGCCAACACTTCCTCCTCCTATCGcaagcaggagaggagctccGAGAGCGATCGGAGCGGTTATTCCAAAGGCCGCAGCGACAGGAGCTCGGAGAGCTGGCCGAGGTCCAGGAGCAGGTCCTCTCGAAGCCGCTCATACTCAAGATCTTACTCAAGGTCTAGAAGCCCATCGAGCTCGAGGACAAAATCTCCTTCCTCTGGCAGGTCACCATCCCCGAGTAAATACCGCAGTGACAGGTCGGGCTACAGCGAGTCCACGTCCGACTATTCCCTCAGTGATGAGGACAGGCACAGGAGCAAAAGGAAATCCACATCCGGCGATCCCAAAGCTCGGGGCCTCAAACTGAGGCAGGAAACGAGCTCTGAAAGCACTTTGCCTTACACACATCCAAAGGACTACGACGAGTCTTCCCAAGGGTTGAAGGAGAGTGACAGTTTGTCATCCTCAGACTTCTCCTCCGACAGCGAACGCTCTGCCAAAGCCAAAGCGGTCCAAGAAAAAGAAGGCCGCTTTCCATTAGAAGGGGATGCTGAGAAACAGGATAAAAATAGCTTAAGTTCtgagagaggggaggagaaagCCAAGGGTGAGCAGGATTCTGATCACTCCAAAAAGAAAGCAGCTAAGGAGAAATGCTCGGAGCAGCCCGGAGGTGGTGCAAAAACAAAGCGCAAATCCTACTCAGGTAGCAAATGGGACTCGGAGTCAAACTCTGAAAGAGGAGAGGCAAAGCATAAAAGGGGTGATTCCAGACCCTCCTCTGGGAAAGAAGAAGGAGAGGCCACCTCAGGGTCTGACACGGAGCTTAGTGTTAccaaaaggataaaaaaacaATCCAATTCTTCAGAGGGCTTTTTGGGTTCTGACTGCACGTGGAAGACAAGCAAACAGTTGTCATCTTCTGAGTCTGAGAGTTCTTGTTCCAGCTCAGCAGACACTCGAGGCAAGTTGAAAAAACATAAACATGGGTGGAAAAAGACTCCTAAAAAATCACAttccaaaaaagcaaaagaaaaatcaaaagggaaaaaggagaaaaaacacaaagtccagaaaagaaaagaaatgtttcattgGCAGCCCCCCCTTGAGTTTGGGGAAGAAGAGGATGATGAGATAAATGAAAAGCCGGTTACCAAGgatgataaaaaagaaaagcagcttagCAGGGACATAAAGGATAAAAAACAAGTTTATGAAAAGGATGAAATAGTCACAGATAAAATGGGAAATGGTGAAAAGTCATGTGTGAATGAAAACCTTTTAGATAAAAACACCACATGTGGGGCCTCGCCAGATCGCAGCAACCTTACTAAAGAGCCCATTGAGACAAGCTCTTCAGCTGGTATTTTAAACTCAGGAATAAACGTGGCTGCCTGCAAGAGTGAGATTAAacaagctgaagaaaataaCCAAAATGGGCTGGAAGATGTTATTCAGACAGATGACAACATGGAGATTTGTACTCCGGATCGTAACTCGCCAGGGAAGGTGGATGTGGATGTTTTGTCTCCTGTCATTCTCACTGCTAAACCTTTAAGTGCTGGTGTAAAAAAAGAGTTACAGGTTGAGACCCCTGAGCAAGATGCTGTCAAACTGGGAAACAACATAAGAgactttattaatattaaagaagaaaaagaaacgGGAAGGCAAGAAAATAACTCTGCTCCTGTGTCTGGTGCTAAAGACTGTagtttaaaaagtgaaatttctGAAACTACACCAAGCAATATGATAGACAATAAATGGAAGCCTTTGCAAGGTGTTGGTAACTTGAAACCAGCAACAGTCAGTATGACCACAGAGGTTAAAAATGTAGCATCAGCGCCAGAGCCTAAACCAGCAGGTTTAAgaattgaaataaaagcaaaaaataaagtaagGCCGGGGTCTCTCTTTGATGAGGTGAGGAAAACAGCCCGGCTAAATCGTCGGCCAAGGAATCAAGAAAGCTCCAGTGAGGAGGAATCTCCAAGCAGAGATGACAACAGCCCTTCCAGGAGTCTCAGCAGGTCACGAAGTAAATCTGAGTCTAAATCCAGACACAGAACAAGGTCCATATCCTACAGTCACTCGAGAAGTCGATCCCGAAGTTCTACATATTCATATAG GTCCAGGAGCTACTCAAGGAGCCGGAGCCGGGGCTGGTACAGCAGAGATcgctccaggagcaggagtaGTTCCTACCACAGTTACAAGAGCCGTAG TCGGAGCTACAGCAGGAGCCGATCCAGGAGCAGTTCCTATGGTCACCGCAGTCGATCCAG CAGGTCCTACAGCTATGACAGTTACTACAGCAGGAGTCGGAGCAGGAGCAAGAGGAGCGACAGCTACCGGCGATCTCGGAGCTACGACCGGAGATCCAG GTCCTACGGCTCCGACAGCGACAGCGATCGCAGCTACTCCAACAACAGGAGCCCCAGTGAGAGCAGCAGATACAGCTGA
- the NKTR gene encoding NK-tumor recognition protein isoform X3, protein MANRGKHTNGSQFFITTKPAPHLDGVHVVFGLVISGFEVIEQIENLKTDTASRPYADVRVIDCGVLVTRSAKDALEKKKKVCSDSEASESSSSASSSSESSSESEAENERSRRKKRKRRAKTKQSRKRRKEERKKEDPRCKRTSSQRRSLSDKSDVADKVDLSTKRDKPVVRPEEIPPVPENRFLLRRDVPVVNIEPEPKLLDAAPVLTDQKPSVSKSGRKIKGRGTIRYHTPPRSRSCSESDDEESSETPPHWKEEMQRLRTYRAPSGEKWSKGDKLSDPCTSRWDERSASRRSRSWSHNGYADLSTVRYSSHHKKHRKEKKKVKHKKKSKKQKHFKKHKQTKKKKTSASSDVDSSHSFHRRTKSSCDRERKSRSSSLSSRRSSRRDWSKSDKEDQSLSSSSSRGSRSYYRSRSRSRSKSRSYSRRSSRSRSASKSSRSRSRSRSSSNPRQQKTVPNSPRNISARLNDTKLTKTAEPVRAVILPSDKVIVPPVVPESLPVIPLSDSPPPSRWKPGQKPWKPSYERIQEMKAKTTHLIPTQTNYNLVVVKEANTSSSYRKQERSSESDRSGYSKGRSDRSSESWPRSRSRSSRSRSYSRSYSRSRSPSSSRTKSPSSGRSPSPSKYRSDRSGYSESTSDYSLSDEDRHRSKRKSTSGDPKARGLKLRQETSSESTLPYTHPKDYDESSQGLKESDSLSSSDFSSDSERSAKAKAVQEKEGRFPLEGDAEKQDKNSLSSERGEEKAKGEQDSDHSKKKAAKEKCSEQPGGGAKTKRKSYSGSKWDSESNSERGEAKHKRGDSRPSSGKEEGEATSGSDTELSVTKRIKKQSNSSEGFLGSDCTWKTSKQLSSSESESSCSSSADTRGKLKKHKHGWKKTPKKSHSKKAKEKSKGKKEKKHKVQKRKEMFHWQPPLEFGEEEDDEINEKPVTKDDKKEKQLSRDIKDKKQVYEKDEIVTDKMGNGEKSCVNENLLDKNTTCGASPDRSNLTKEPIETSSSAGILNSGINVAACKSEIKQAEENNQNGLEDVIQTDDNMEICTPDRNSPGKVDVDVLSPVILTAKPLSAGVKKELQVETPEQDAVKLGNNIRDFINIKEEKETGRQENNSAPVSGAKDCSLKSEISETTPSNMIDNKWKPLQGVGNLKPATVSMTTEVKNVASAPEPKPAGLRIEIKAKNKVRPGSLFDEVRKTARLNRRPRNQESSSEEESPSRDDNSPSRSLSRSRSKSESKSRHRTRSISYSHSRSRSRSSTYSYRSRSYSRSRSRGWYSRDRSRSRSSSYHSYKSRSRSYSRSRSRSSSYGHRSRSSRSYSYDSYYSRSRSRSKRSDSYRRSRSYDRRSRSYGSDSDSDRSYSNNRSPSESSRYS, encoded by the exons ATGGCAAACCGAGGGAAACATACCAATGGTTCCCAATTTTTCAT AACAACAAAACCTGCTCCTCATCTCGATGG TGTGCACGTTGTCTTTGGGCTGGTTATTTCTGGGTTTGAAGTCATAGAACAGATAGAAAATCTCAAAACCGATACAGCGAGCAGGCCCTACGCAGACGTCCGAGTCATTGACTGCGGGGTGCTGGTCACCAGATCAGCTAAAGATG CtttggagaagaagaagaaagtttgCTCTGACTCAGAAGCCTCAGAGTCCTCTTCCAGTGCATCCAGCTCTTCTGAATCCTCATCTGAGAGTGAGGCTGAGAAtgaaaggagcaggaggaaaaagaggaaaagaagagctAAAACCAAACAGTCCAGGAAAcgaaggaaggaggagaggaagaaggaggatCCAAGGTGCAAGCGAACCTCAAGCCAAAGACG CAGCCTTTCTGACAAGAGCGATGTCGCAGACAAAGTCGACCTTAGCACAAAGCGGGACAAGCCCGTGGTACGTCCTGAAGAAATCCCCCCAGTGcctgaaaatagatttttgctCAGAAGAGATGTGCCTGTTGTCAATATAGAGCCTGAACC GAAGCTTCTTGATGCTGCGCCCGTTCTGACTGACCAGAAGCCATCAGTCTCTAAATCTGGACgaaaaattaaaggaagaggCACAATA CGCTATCACACCCCGCCGCGGTCGCGCTCCTGCTCCGAGTCGGACGATGAGGAGAGCAGCGAGACCCCTCCCCACTGGAAGGAGGAGATGCAGAGGCTGCGGACGTACCGAGCGCCCAGCGGGGAGAAGTGGAGCAAAGGAGACAA gttGAGTGACCCCTGTACCAGCAGATGGGATGAGAGAAGTGCATCCCGGAGATCCAGGTCTTGGTCCCATAACGGTTATGCTGATCTAAGCACTGTGAGATACTCCAGCCATCACAAGAAGcacaggaaagagaagaagaaggtgaagcataaaaagaaatctaaaaagcAGAAGCATTTCAAGAAGcacaagcaaacaaagaaaaagaaaacatcagccTCATCAGATGTAGATTCCTCTCATTCCTTCCACAGGAGGACAAAATCATCTTGTGATCGTGAGAGGAAATCTCGTTCTTCCTCATTGTCTTCCAGACGTTCATCCAGGAGAGACTGGTCTAAATCTGATAAGGAAGACCAGAGCTTGTCATCTTCATCAAGCAGAGGGTCTCGATCATACTACAGGTCCAGATCCAGGTCTAGATCTAAATCAAGATCTTACTCCAGAAGAAGTTCTAGATCAAGATCAGCCTCTAAATCATCGCGATCTCGAAGTAGGTCACGGTCAAGTTCTAACCCCAGGCAGCAAAAGACTGTTCCCAATTCTCCACGAAATATTTCAGCACGGTTAAATGACACTAAGCTGACCAAGACTGCTGAGCCTGTCCGAGCAGTGATACTGCCCAGTGACAAGGTTATCGTGCCACCAGTTGTCCCAGAAAGCCTCCCTGTCATACCCTTAAGTGACAGTCCCCCACCTTCAAGGTGGAAACCTGGGCAGAAACCTTGGAAGCCATCGTATGAGCGAATTCAGGAGATGAAAGCTAAAACAACCCACTTAATTCCCACCCAAACTAATTACAATTTAGTGGTCGTTAAGGAGGCCAACACTTCCTCCTCCTATCGcaagcaggagaggagctccGAGAGCGATCGGAGCGGTTATTCCAAAGGCCGCAGCGACAGGAGCTCGGAGAGCTGGCCGAGGTCCAGGAGCAGGTCCTCTCGAAGCCGCTCATACTCAAGATCTTACTCAAGGTCTAGAAGCCCATCGAGCTCGAGGACAAAATCTCCTTCCTCTGGCAGGTCACCATCCCCGAGTAAATACCGCAGTGACAGGTCGGGCTACAGCGAGTCCACGTCCGACTATTCCCTCAGTGATGAGGACAGGCACAGGAGCAAAAGGAAATCCACATCCGGCGATCCCAAAGCTCGGGGCCTCAAACTGAGGCAGGAAACGAGCTCTGAAAGCACTTTGCCTTACACACATCCAAAGGACTACGACGAGTCTTCCCAAGGGTTGAAGGAGAGTGACAGTTTGTCATCCTCAGACTTCTCCTCCGACAGCGAACGCTCTGCCAAAGCCAAAGCGGTCCAAGAAAAAGAAGGCCGCTTTCCATTAGAAGGGGATGCTGAGAAACAGGATAAAAATAGCTTAAGTTCtgagagaggggaggagaaagCCAAGGGTGAGCAGGATTCTGATCACTCCAAAAAGAAAGCAGCTAAGGAGAAATGCTCGGAGCAGCCCGGAGGTGGTGCAAAAACAAAGCGCAAATCCTACTCAGGTAGCAAATGGGACTCGGAGTCAAACTCTGAAAGAGGAGAGGCAAAGCATAAAAGGGGTGATTCCAGACCCTCCTCTGGGAAAGAAGAAGGAGAGGCCACCTCAGGGTCTGACACGGAGCTTAGTGTTAccaaaaggataaaaaaacaATCCAATTCTTCAGAGGGCTTTTTGGGTTCTGACTGCACGTGGAAGACAAGCAAACAGTTGTCATCTTCTGAGTCTGAGAGTTCTTGTTCCAGCTCAGCAGACACTCGAGGCAAGTTGAAAAAACATAAACATGGGTGGAAAAAGACTCCTAAAAAATCACAttccaaaaaagcaaaagaaaaatcaaaagggaaaaaggagaaaaaacacaaagtccagaaaagaaaagaaatgtttcattgGCAGCCCCCCCTTGAGTTTGGGGAAGAAGAGGATGATGAGATAAATGAAAAGCCGGTTACCAAGgatgataaaaaagaaaagcagcttagCAGGGACATAAAGGATAAAAAACAAGTTTATGAAAAGGATGAAATAGTCACAGATAAAATGGGAAATGGTGAAAAGTCATGTGTGAATGAAAACCTTTTAGATAAAAACACCACATGTGGGGCCTCGCCAGATCGCAGCAACCTTACTAAAGAGCCCATTGAGACAAGCTCTTCAGCTGGTATTTTAAACTCAGGAATAAACGTGGCTGCCTGCAAGAGTGAGATTAAacaagctgaagaaaataaCCAAAATGGGCTGGAAGATGTTATTCAGACAGATGACAACATGGAGATTTGTACTCCGGATCGTAACTCGCCAGGGAAGGTGGATGTGGATGTTTTGTCTCCTGTCATTCTCACTGCTAAACCTTTAAGTGCTGGTGTAAAAAAAGAGTTACAGGTTGAGACCCCTGAGCAAGATGCTGTCAAACTGGGAAACAACATAAGAgactttattaatattaaagaagaaaaagaaacgGGAAGGCAAGAAAATAACTCTGCTCCTGTGTCTGGTGCTAAAGACTGTagtttaaaaagtgaaatttctGAAACTACACCAAGCAATATGATAGACAATAAATGGAAGCCTTTGCAAGGTGTTGGTAACTTGAAACCAGCAACAGTCAGTATGACCACAGAGGTTAAAAATGTAGCATCAGCGCCAGAGCCTAAACCAGCAGGTTTAAgaattgaaataaaagcaaaaaataaagtaagGCCGGGGTCTCTCTTTGATGAGGTGAGGAAAACAGCCCGGCTAAATCGTCGGCCAAGGAATCAAGAAAGCTCCAGTGAGGAGGAATCTCCAAGCAGAGATGACAACAGCCCTTCCAGGAGTCTCAGCAGGTCACGAAGTAAATCTGAGTCTAAATCCAGACACAGAACAAGGTCCATATCCTACAGTCACTCGAGAAGTCGATCCCGAAGTTCTACATATTCATATAG GTCCAGGAGCTACTCAAGGAGCCGGAGCCGGGGCTGGTACAGCAGAGATcgctccaggagcaggagtaGTTCCTACCACAGTTACAAGAGCCGTAG TCGGAGCTACAGCAGGAGCCGATCCAGGAGCAGTTCCTATGGTCACCGCAGTCGATCCAG CAGGTCCTACAGCTATGACAGTTACTACAGCAGGAGTCGGAGCAGGAGCAAGAGGAGCGACAGCTACCGGCGATCTCGGAGCTACGACCGGAGATCCAG GTCCTACGGCTCCGACAGCGACAGCGATCGCAGCTACTCCAACAACAGGAGCCCCAGTGAGAGCAGCAGATACAGCTGA